From a region of the Gavia stellata isolate bGavSte3 chromosome 32, bGavSte3.hap2, whole genome shotgun sequence genome:
- the HMG20B gene encoding SWI/SNF-related matrix-associated actin-dependent regulator of chromatin subfamily E member 1-related: MAHSAKQLPAGMLHATGKAQHGNFLVAIKQEKGESARTSGEKPHGEEEPVKKRGWPKGKKRKKILPNGPKAPVTGYVRFLNERREQIRTQHPDLPFPEITKMLGAEWSKLQLSEKQRYLDEAEREKQQYMKELREYQQSEAYKMCTEKIQEKKIKKEDTGSTAVNTLLNGHPHKAGECSDTFSTFDVPIFTEEFLDQNKAREAELRRLRKMNTEFEEQNAILQKHTESMNCAKEKLEQELAQEERQTLALQQQLQSVRQALTASFASLPIPGTGETPTLSTLDFYMAKLHSAIESNPLQHEKLVVRIKEILSRIASEHL, from the exons ATGGCCCACAGCGCCAAGCAGCTGCCAGCCGGGATGCT ACACGCCACAGGAAAAGCTCAGCATGGAAACTTCCTGGTGGCCATcaagcaggagaagggagagtCGGCACGGACAAGCGGCGAGAAGCCGCACGGCGAGGAGGAG CCGGTGAAGAAGAGGGGCTGGCCCAAGGgcaagaagaggaagaagatccTTCCCAACGGCCCCAAAGCCCCTGTGACGGGCTACGTGCGTTTCCTGAATGAGCGGCGCGAGCAGATCCGCACGCAGCATCCTGACCTGCCCTTCCCGGAGATCACCAAGATGCTGGGAGCTGAGTGGAGCAAGCTGCAGCTTTCGGAGAAGCAG CGGTACCTGGACGAAGCGGAGCGGGAGAAGCAGCAGTACATGAAGGAGCTGCGGGAATACCAGCAGTCAGAGGCCTACAAGATGTGCACGGAGAAGATCCAGGagaaaaagatcaaaaaag AGGACACGGGCTCTACGGCAGTGAACACCCTGCTGAACGGGCACCCGCACAAG GCTGGTGAGTGCAGCGACACCTTCTCCACCTTCGACGTGCCCATCTTCACGGAGGAGTTCTTGGACCAAAACAAAG CCCGGGAGGCCGAGCTGCGGCGCCTGCGGAAGATGAACACGGAGTTTGAGGAGCAGAACGCCATCCTGCAGAAGCACACGGAGAGCATGAACTGTGCCAAGGAgaagctggagcaggagctggccCAGGAGGAGAGGCAGACCTTGgccttgcagcagcagctccagtcCGTGCGGCAGGCCCTCACCGCCAGCTTcgcctccctccccatccccg GCACCGGGGAAACCCCCACACTGAGCACTCTGGACTTCTACATGGCCAAACTGCACAGCGCCATCGAGAGCAACCCACTGCAGCATGAGAAGCTGGTGGTGCGCATCAAGGAGATCCTGTCCCGGATAGCCAG cGAACACCTGTGA
- the TBXA2R gene encoding thromboxane A2 receptor, giving the protein MGWGDMEPPNSSVAGRSDMCFGVFNASDSHAGAQNSITSPWFSTAFGLIGLCSNLFALCVLLSSSRKLSSRARSSFLVFLCGLVVTDFMGLLVTASVIIPYHFIKFAWAEVDPGCHLCNFLGFSMVFFGQCPLLLGATMAGERFFGINHPFSRSTSISKRRAWSIVGLVWGFSCLLGLLPVLGLGRYTLQYPGSWCFLTLLPDTGDVVFCLLFALLGILSVLLSFIFNTVSVVTLCRVYHDRESVQRRRDSEVEMMVQLVGIMIIATICWMPLLIFIIQTVLQQLPTSGRIQMLPTETQKMLLIYIRMVTWNQILDPWVYILFRRAVLQRVYPSLRPRPSILSLYPVLNPSLRRKLTADSVLQ; this is encoded by the exons atggggtggggggataTGGAGCCCCCCAACAGCAGTGTGGCCGGACGGTCGGACATGTGCTTCGGGGTGTTCAACGCCAGTGACAGCCACGCCGGTGCGCAGAACAGCATCACCTCGCCCTGGTTCTCCACTGCCTTCGGCCTCATCGGCCTCTGCTCCAACCTCTTCGCCCTCTGCGTCCTGCTCAGCTCCTCCCGCAAGCTGTCCAGCCGGGCCCGCTCCTCCTTCCTCGTCTTCCTCTGCGGTCTGGTGGTCACGGACTTCATGGGGCTGCTGGTGACGGCCTCAGTCATCATCCCCTACCACTTCATCAAGTTCGCCTGGGCCGAGGTGGACCCCGGCTGCCATCTCTGCAACTTCCTTGGCTTCTCCATGGTCTTCTTCGGGCAGTGCCCGTTGCTGCTGGGGGCCACCATGGCCGGCGAGAGGTTCTTTGGCATCAACCACCCCTTCTCCCGCTCCACCAGCATCTCCAAGCGCCGCGCCTGGTCCATCGTGGGGCTGGTGTGGggcttctcctgcctgctggggctgctgccggtgctggggctggggcggTACACGCTGCAGTACCCCGGCTCCTGGTGCTTCCTCACCCTCCTGCCCGACACCGGCGACGTTGTCTTCTGCCTGCTCTTCGCCCTGCTGGGCATCTTGTCGGTGCTGCTCTCCTTCATCTTCAACACGGTCAGCGTGGTGACGCTCTGCCGTGTCTACCATGACCGGGAGTCGGTGCAGCGGCGCCGGGACAGCGAGGTGGAGATGATGGTGCAGCTCGTGGGCATCATGATCATCGCCACCATCTGCTGGATGCCCCTCCTG ATCTTCATCATCCAGAcagtcctgcagcagctgccgACCAGCGGCCGGATCCAGATGCTGCCGACGGAGACGCAGAAGATGCTGCTCATCTACATCCGCATGGTCACCTGGAACCAGATCCTGGACCCCTGGGTCTACATCCTCTTCCGACGGGCCGTGCTGCAGCGCGTCTACCCCAGCCTGCGCCCCCGGccctccatcctctccctctACCCCGTCCTCAACCCCTCCCTGCGCCGCAAGCTCACCGCCGACTCCGTCCTGCAGTAG
- the GIPC3 gene encoding PDZ domain-containing protein GIPC3, producing MRRAGRRGREAQEGSPMENGMGQEPGTPEPPATEGIPAPRPPRARPRLVFHTQLAHGSATGRIEGFTNVKELYAKIAEVFGISPTEILFCTLNTHKVDMQKLLGGQIGLEDFIFAHVRGETKEVEVTKTEDALGLTITDNGAGYAFIKRIKEGSIINRIQTVCVGDSIEAINDHTIVGCRHYEVARMLRELPRAQPFTLRLVQPKKAFDMIGQRTRSSKSLGEGRVASGKETLRLRAQGQATLEEGPSPFEEEAARRVDDLLESYMGIRDSQLASTMVEAAKESPGVAQLARGLDSVLGEFAFPQEFVAEVWAAVCHPKEGQE from the exons AtgcggcgggcgggcaggcgCGGCAGGGAggcccaggagggcagccccaTGGAGAACGGCATGGGGCAGGAGCCGGGGACCCCAGAGCCACCTGCTACCGAGGGCATCCCAGCTCCCCGACCTCCCCGTGCCCGCCCCAGGCTGGTGTTTCACACACAGCTGGCCCACGGCAGTGCCACAGGGCGCATCGAGGGCTTCACCAACGTCAAGGAGCTCTACGCCAAAATAGCTGAGGTCTTCGGCATCTCGCCCACTGAG ATCCTCTTTTGCACGCTCAACACGCACAAAGTAGACATGCAGAAGCTGCTGGGGGGACAGATCGGCCTGGAGGACTTCATCTTTGCCCATGTCCGGGGCGAGACGAAGGAGGTGGAGGTGACCAAGACGGAGGACGCGCTTGGCCTCACCATCACGGACAATGGGGCCGGCTACGCTTTCATCAAG AGAATTAAGGAGGGGAGCATCATCAACCGCATCCAGACAGTGTGCGTGGGCGACAGCATTGAGGCCATCAATGACCACACCATCGTGGGCTGTCGGCACTACGAGGTGGCCCGGATGCTGCGGGAGCTGCCCCGGGCTCAGCCCTTCACCCTCCGCCTGGTGCAGCCCAAAAAGGCCTTTG ACATGATCGGGCAGAGGACACGGAGCAGCAAGTCCCTGGGCGAGGGCAGAGTGGCCAGTGGGAAGGAAACGCTGCGGCTGCGGGCGCAGGGCCAGGCCACGCTGGAGGAGGGG cccagccccttcGAGGAAGAAGCCGCCCGCCGGGTGGACGACCTGCTGGAGAGCTACATGGGCATCCGCGACAGCCAGCTGG cctcgACGATGGTGGAAGCTGCGAAGGAGAGCCCCGGCGTGGCCCAGCTTGCCCGCGGCTTGGACTCGGTGCTGGGCGAGTTTGCCTTCCCCCAGGAGTTCGTGGCCGAGGTGTGGGCAGCCGTCTGCCACCCCAAGGAGGGGCAGGAGTAG